One stretch of Miscanthus floridulus cultivar M001 chromosome 18, ASM1932011v1, whole genome shotgun sequence DNA includes these proteins:
- the LOC136522557 gene encoding novel plant SNARE 11-like produces the protein MDLASVNEELAEIDGQIGDILRALQNGFQKLEKIKDANRRSRQLEELTDKMRDCKRLIKDFERVSKDEAGHTDPTTAKMLHDRKQSMIKELNSYVALKKQQASENKRIDLFDGPSVEDGFGEENVQLASNMTNQQLMDQGNQLMDETDQAIARSKQTVQETINVGTETAAALKAQTEQMSRVVNELDSIHFSIKKASQLVKEIGRQVATDRCIMAMLFLIVAGVIAIIIVKIVNPHNKDIRDIPGLAPPVSRRLFR, from the exons ATGGATTTGGCGTCGGTCAACGAGGAGCTGGCCGAGATCGACGGCCAGATCGGCGACATCCTCCGCGCATTGCA AAATGGGTTCCAGAAGctggagaagatcaaggatgccaACCGCCGCAGCAGGCAGCTTGAAGAGCTTACTGACAAGATGCGAGATTGCAAGAG ACTCATCAAAGATTTCGAGCGAGTTAGCAAAGATGAGGCTGGGCATACTGATCCGACGACAGCAAAAATGTTGCATGATAGGAAGCAGTCAATG ATCAAAGAATTGAACTCCTACGTTGCTCTTAAGAAACA ACAGGCAAGTGAAAACAAGAGAATTGATCTTTTTGATGGGCCAAGTGTTGAAGATGGCTTTGGTGAAGAAAATGTCCAGTTAGCATCAA ATATGACAAACCAGCAGTTAATGGATCAAGGCAATCAACTTATGGATGAAACTGATCAAGCTATTGCACGATCTAAGCAG ACTGTCCAAGAAACCATCAATGTGGGCACAGAGACTGCAGCTGCTCTGAAAGCACAG ACAGAACAAATGAGCAGAGTTGTTAATGAGCTGGATTCCATCCATTTCTCCATCAAAAAGGCATCTCAATTGGTGAAAGAAATCGGTAGACAG GTTGCAACTGATCGATGCATCATGGCCATGCTTTTTCTCATTGTTGCTGGAGTCATAGCTATAATAATTGTTAAG ATTGTGAACCCACACAACAAGGACATCCGCGACATCCCTGGGCTGGCACCACCCGTCAGCAGGCGGCTGTTCCGATAG